In Ptychodera flava strain L36383 chromosome 21, AS_Pfla_20210202, whole genome shotgun sequence, a genomic segment contains:
- the LOC139122205 gene encoding uncharacterized protein KIAA1958 homolog — MAHQTQVELDEDIREIFRLAEELGVTETDGFFTEEERIQPAPTVTTAQLPTATQSSRYVDFSEIDKQHLVEKQRKKNTERATSCAVNQFQKWMTAMRQTKTRPVHEIPPVELDGYLGSFFAGVRQKDGAEYEPDTLTSYQRGIDRYLSENGYAYSICRDLQFRYSQETLKAKRSQLKSQGKGNKKNAAEELSEREDDKGVIGTHSPEALLFLVWLNNQKQFGFRGCQESRQMLWGDVALKKTVDNIEYLEFNERENKTRSSGKVNEQPRAYPPKAFAVPDDPTRCPVFAYKQYALGRPPSHLGSDADFYLAVNYKPETNLWYKRQPMGANKVDTILSTMCNKAGIAGKKTNHSIRRSTIRRLHDSGIPPTKLMQLSGHRNVQSINHYAVNSMDDQHRMSEILSRSRGSRVMPSASAMGFMAQ; from the coding sequence ATGGCTCATCAAACGCAAGTCGAACTGGACGAAGACATTCGCGAAATCTTTCGCTTAGCTGAAGAACTCGGCGTGACGGAAACCGATGGTTTTTTTACTGAGGAGGAGCGAATACAACCGGCTCCGACTGTGACCACAGCTCAGCTTCCGACCGCGACCCAAAGTTCGCGATACGTCGATTTTTCGGAAATCGACAAACAACATCTCGTCGAGAAACAACGTAAGAAAAACACCGAAAGAGCTACGAGTTGTGCTGTCAACCAGTTTCAAAAATGGATGACAGCAATGCGACAAACTAAGACGAGACCCGTACACGAAATTCCTCCGGTCGAACTTGACGGCTATCTCGGCAGTTTTTTTGCAGGTGTTCGGCAAAAAGACGGCGCGGAATACGAACCTGACACCTTGACATCATATCAGAGGGGAATCGACCGCTACCTCAGTGAGAACGGATACGCGTATTCCATCTGTCGCGATCTGCAATTTCGATATTCGCAGGAAACACTCAAGGCGAAACGTTCTCAGTTAAAATCTCAAGGTAAGGGAAATAAGAAAAACGCTGCTGAAGAGCTCTCCGAACGTGAAGACGATAAAGGCGTCATCGGCACGCACAGCCCGGAAGCGTTGTTGTTTCTCGTTTGGTTGAATAACCAAAAGCAGTTCGGCTTCCGGGGATGTCAAGAAAGTCGGCAGATGTTATGGGGTGACGTTGCCTTAAAGAAGACCGTCGACAACATCGAGTATTTAGAGTTCAATGAAcgggaaaacaaaacaagatcGTCCGGCAAAGTTAACGAACAACCGCGGGCGTATCCACCGAAAGCCTTCGCGGTTCCCGATGACCCCACTCGATGTCCCGTATTTGCATACAAACAGTATGCACTCGGTCGGCCTCCATCACACCTCGGTAGCGACGCAGATTTTTATCTCGCTGTAAATTACAAGCCGGAAACCAATCTCTGGTACAAGCGTCAGCCGATGGGTGCAAATAAAGTGGACACCATCCTCAGCACAATGTGTAACAAGGCGGGCATAGCCGGTAAAAAAACAAATCATAGCATTCGGCGTTCTACCATCCGGCGTTTACACGACAGCGGCATTCCACCAACGAAGCTGATGCAACTTTCAGGTCATAGAAACGTCCAGAGCATAAATCATTACGCTGTCAATTCTATGGACGATCAACATCGTATGTCCGAGATTTTATCGCGGTCGCGGGGTTCTCGCGTAATGCCTTCTGCTTCGGCCATGGGCTTCATGGCACAATGA